A genomic segment from Trichocoleus sp. encodes:
- a CDS encoding RluA family pseudouridine synthase: MLHPLSEFVVSRAELSDAHHPSAYWYEGYCPRSGALLRLPRTAFVESIARGLMQQLPSTKQERQEGKMYGVLLVETSTGEAGVLKAFSGLLEGKPVVAGWVPPIPGRDLVVLEEAQTLAQLEELKQALIRLQQIPERDEYVALAQAFETRLQQLTQDQTQRKQARQQQRQHYAQTLSGNALTLALDRLDQESRQDGIVRRRLKQERAAVLQSLQSAIEQADQQIQALKQQRKVISRQLQAQLHASYCLTNFAGQSLSLEAVATGLPTGTGECCAPKLLHYAATQGLKPIAMAEFWWGMPSSKGDKVPGEFYGACAERCQPLMGFLLSGLPQPEPIAAPDLPILYEDQWLIAVNKPAGLLSVPGRYRDRQDSVLSRLRHLLPEGMALTTVHRLDQDTSGVLLLARDAQTYRQISQQFQQRQTHKIYEAILGGVVLLKSGMIDLPLWSDPSDRPYQKVDWQRGKPSQTQFQVLSQAADHTRIELVPITGRTHQLRVHSSDPQGLGMPIWGDRLYGGLAASRLYLHAKELSFKHPQTNEIICLQAAVPF; this comes from the coding sequence ATGCTGCATCCCCTCTCAGAATTTGTGGTTTCAAGGGCTGAACTAAGCGATGCTCATCATCCGTCAGCTTACTGGTATGAGGGATACTGTCCCCGAAGCGGGGCTTTGCTGCGATTGCCCCGGACTGCCTTTGTCGAATCGATCGCGCGGGGTTTGATGCAGCAGCTTCCCTCAACTAAGCAAGAGAGACAGGAGGGAAAAATGTATGGTGTTTTGCTGGTAGAAACTTCCACAGGTGAAGCTGGCGTCCTCAAGGCATTCTCTGGACTTTTGGAAGGAAAGCCTGTTGTCGCAGGGTGGGTGCCGCCGATTCCGGGCAGAGATCTGGTTGTCCTGGAAGAAGCCCAAACCCTGGCTCAGCTAGAAGAACTGAAGCAAGCATTAATAAGGCTACAGCAAATTCCAGAACGAGACGAGTATGTGGCTCTCGCTCAGGCATTTGAGACGCGCTTACAGCAGCTCACCCAAGACCAAACTCAGCGGAAGCAGGCAAGACAGCAGCAGCGACAGCACTATGCTCAAACCTTATCAGGCAATGCATTAACTCTTGCCCTCGATCGCCTCGATCAGGAAAGCCGTCAGGATGGAATCGTTCGCCGCAGGCTGAAACAAGAACGCGCTGCTGTCCTGCAATCCCTCCAAAGCGCGATCGAGCAAGCAGATCAGCAAATCCAAGCCCTTAAACAGCAGCGCAAAGTGATCTCTCGGCAGCTTCAGGCACAGCTTCATGCCAGCTATTGTTTGACAAATTTTGCTGGGCAGTCACTCTCGCTGGAAGCGGTGGCAACTGGGCTACCCACAGGTACAGGCGAGTGCTGTGCTCCAAAACTCCTGCACTATGCTGCTACTCAGGGCTTGAAGCCAATAGCAATGGCAGAATTTTGGTGGGGAATGCCGTCCTCGAAAGGAGATAAAGTTCCGGGGGAATTCTACGGAGCCTGCGCCGAGCGATGTCAGCCGCTCATGGGGTTTTTGCTGTCTGGTTTGCCGCAGCCAGAACCGATCGCTGCACCCGACTTGCCTATTCTCTATGAGGATCAATGGCTGATTGCTGTCAATAAACCGGCTGGGCTACTCTCGGTTCCTGGACGCTATCGCGATCGACAGGATAGCGTTTTGTCGCGTCTTCGTCATTTGTTACCAGAGGGCATGGCACTGACAACAGTGCATCGGCTCGATCAAGACACTTCTGGCGTTTTGCTGCTAGCACGCGATGCCCAAACCTACCGTCAGATTAGCCAACAGTTTCAGCAAAGACAGACCCACAAAATCTATGAAGCAATTCTGGGAGGCGTCGTCCTGCTCAAGTCGGGCATGATCGATCTGCCACTCTGGTCAGATCCGAGCGATCGACCTTACCAGAAAGTAGACTGGCAGCGTGGCAAACCCAGCCAAACCCAGTTTCAAGTTTTGTCGCAGGCAGCCGATCACACAAGAATTGAGCTAGTTCCCATTACCGGACGTACCCATCAACTGAGAGTTCACTCATCTGATCCTCAGGGTTTAGGAATGCCGATTTGGGGCGATCGGCTCTATGGTGGTTTGGCAGCAAGTCGGCTATATCTCCATGCCAAAGAACTTTCCTTCAAACACCCTCAAACGAATGAGATCATTTGCTTGCAGGCGGCAGTTCCCTTTTAG
- a CDS encoding protein kinase: MNIQVGQALQGGKYTLDQPLGQGGFGITFKATHHYLHKTIVIKTMNPELRSHPQFAKLEQQFRDEGRRLALCVHPNIVRVNDFFVEDGIPYLVMDYIPGQTLDTFVFPNHPLPESIAIHYIRQVAAALEVVHQQGLLHRDVKPQNIILREGTDQVVLIDFGIAREFTPGTTQTHTSIISEGYAPIEQYMAQAKRTPATDVYGLAATLYALLTAQVPVASILRDRTPMPAPRDLQPQISPGVNQAVMRGMAIDLQYRPDTIAAWLNLLPAAPATPDPIASFNGANPSTAATLAVSPAVSPNFAPTPTPRSNPQTPNPQTPNLRSQAATNPVIPARQNSPRPTNRGLLPFLGIVTLASIAIASVSAVWYNNQNPRTSTATQTETPARPETTPPAASPEPTIEPSPEPTETLPSPEADGSADQTPQPSASPGSNVPGWVGDLFRPRTPSPDETNQDKPTRPIPNFMRREQEERRPRNQNKNKTDQPAEQTLNQSVPGIPTGATESQILDTLGQPTETSANAYWDNTRSALYEVVPDQVTLAYLYDKSTDRVRQTEASFAQSVDPAVMQAALNGMLNGKLNGKIKQELAAVIERQSNSYSFSTGNLRGTIERNDRDRIYVAVWEEDLH; the protein is encoded by the coding sequence ATGAACATTCAGGTAGGGCAAGCCTTACAGGGCGGGAAATATACCCTGGATCAACCTTTGGGACAAGGTGGATTTGGCATTACCTTTAAAGCAACCCATCATTATCTGCACAAAACGATCGTCATTAAGACGATGAATCCTGAGCTGCGAAGCCATCCGCAGTTTGCCAAATTAGAGCAGCAGTTTCGGGATGAAGGACGACGATTAGCGTTATGCGTCCACCCCAACATAGTGCGCGTTAACGACTTCTTTGTGGAAGATGGGATTCCCTACCTGGTGATGGACTATATCCCAGGACAAACCCTGGATACATTCGTTTTTCCAAATCACCCTCTGCCAGAGTCGATCGCAATTCATTACATTCGGCAGGTTGCAGCCGCGCTGGAAGTGGTGCATCAGCAAGGGTTATTACACCGAGATGTGAAGCCCCAGAACATTATTCTCCGGGAAGGAACTGATCAGGTTGTGCTGATTGACTTCGGCATTGCGCGAGAATTTACCCCTGGAACAACCCAAACCCACACCAGCATTATTTCTGAGGGCTATGCACCGATCGAGCAGTACATGGCTCAGGCAAAGCGCACCCCAGCAACAGACGTTTATGGTTTGGCAGCGACGCTTTATGCCCTCCTGACGGCTCAAGTTCCGGTTGCCTCAATTTTGCGCGATCGAACTCCGATGCCTGCTCCACGCGATTTGCAGCCTCAAATTAGTCCTGGGGTAAATCAAGCTGTCATGCGAGGGATGGCGATCGATCTGCAATACCGCCCGGACACGATCGCTGCCTGGCTCAACCTCTTGCCTGCTGCTCCTGCAACACCTGATCCGATCGCTTCATTCAATGGAGCCAACCCCTCCACTGCTGCAACGCTGGCTGTGAGTCCGGCTGTGAGTCCAAACTTCGCGCCAACTCCAACGCCTCGTTCAAATCCTCAGACTCCAAACCCTCAAACTCCAAACCTGCGCAGTCAAGCTGCAACGAATCCTGTTATTCCGGCTCGCCAAAATAGTCCCCGTCCGACTAATCGAGGCTTGCTGCCTTTTTTGGGCATTGTCACTCTAGCCAGCATTGCGATCGCCTCAGTTAGTGCCGTTTGGTACAACAATCAGAATCCTCGGACTAGCACAGCCACCCAAACTGAAACACCTGCTCGCCCAGAGACAACTCCTCCTGCTGCATCCCCTGAACCAACGATCGAGCCTTCTCCTGAACCGACCGAAACTTTACCTTCTCCTGAAGCAGATGGCTCTGCTGATCAAACACCGCAACCGTCTGCATCTCCTGGGTCAAATGTTCCGGGGTGGGTCGGTGATCTGTTTAGACCTCGTACTCCATCACCGGATGAAACGAATCAGGATAAGCCAACCCGCCCTATTCCAAATTTTATGCGGCGAGAGCAAGAGGAGCGCAGACCCAGGAACCAGAACAAGAATAAAACTGACCAACCAGCCGAGCAGACTTTGAACCAGAGTGTTCCTGGCATCCCTACAGGGGCTACAGAATCCCAGATTCTTGATACGCTCGGTCAGCCTACTGAAACAAGTGCGAACGCCTATTGGGACAACACTCGATCGGCGCTGTATGAGGTTGTGCCGGATCAAGTCACGCTGGCATATCTCTACGACAAATCGACCGATCGCGTTCGCCAAACCGAGGCCTCGTTTGCTCAATCGGTTGATCCAGCGGTGATGCAAGCCGCTCTAAATGGAATGCTTAACGGCAAACTCAACGGCAAAATTAAGCAAGAGCTTGCAGCGGTGATTGAGCGCCAATCGAACAGCTACTCCTTCAGTACCGGAAATTTGAGAGGCACAATCGAACGAAACGATCGCGATCGAATTTATGTGGCAGTGTGGGAGGAGGATTTGCATTAA
- a CDS encoding DUF2141 domain-containing protein, producing MASLLKTSALLLTALGSLTLPLSAIASPTSQLTIEIDGLKNRNGQICLSLFNNGRGFPDQGANAVEQRCVSITEAPVRVNFNNLQWGNYAVAVLHDVNGDGKANRNFLGIPTEGFGFSNNPRIRTSAPNFNDTAVAVAGTNTNIQIRLRYLLGN from the coding sequence ATGGCATCCCTTCTGAAAACGTCTGCCCTGCTGCTAACTGCTCTGGGAAGCTTGACCTTACCGCTATCTGCGATCGCCAGTCCAACTAGCCAACTCACGATCGAAATTGATGGCTTGAAGAATCGCAACGGGCAGATTTGCCTTAGCTTATTTAACAACGGTCGTGGCTTTCCTGATCAAGGAGCGAATGCAGTAGAGCAGCGTTGTGTTTCGATCACAGAAGCCCCAGTGCGGGTTAACTTTAATAACTTGCAATGGGGCAACTATGCGGTTGCAGTGCTGCATGATGTCAATGGTGACGGCAAGGCAAACCGAAATTTTCTGGGCATCCCTACCGAAGGATTTGGCTTTTCTAATAATCCAAGGATTCGCACCAGTGCCCCAAATTTCAACGACACTGCTGTTGCTGTGGCTGGAACTAATACCAATATTCAGATCCGGCTGCGGTATTTGCTAGGGAATTAG
- a CDS encoding Tab2/Atab2 family RNA-binding protein translates to MTIVWELDFYSRPVLDENNKKLWEVLICESPTDVLRQPDSLFRYSQFCANTEVNSVWLREAIEQAIEQSPQPPDKIRFFRRQMNNMISKACEEAGIAAYSSRRTLALNQWIESRMVDYYPTLPNYQAGNNPSVSLPAPPPQPLPDALVGDRWAFVTLEAEAFLEMPEWEIGFSEAFPLQMFGAKSDTPIPGLIIYSSRALPLAAWMSGLELAFVRYNSEPPTQLLLETGAFDSWVLATLTKPPLQTEAKDFEAAKQAANGIHFVAVQSPTQSDAFAGFWLLQEVNLA, encoded by the coding sequence ATGACTATTGTGTGGGAGTTAGATTTTTACTCGCGCCCAGTGCTGGATGAGAATAACAAAAAGCTCTGGGAAGTGTTGATTTGCGAGAGTCCGACAGACGTATTACGTCAACCTGACTCCCTGTTTCGCTATTCTCAGTTTTGCGCGAATACAGAAGTAAATTCAGTTTGGCTCCGCGAAGCGATCGAGCAGGCGATCGAGCAGTCTCCTCAACCCCCAGACAAAATCCGCTTCTTCCGGCGGCAAATGAATAATATGATCAGCAAAGCCTGTGAGGAAGCTGGGATTGCTGCCTATTCGAGTCGTCGGACGCTGGCGCTGAATCAGTGGATCGAGTCGCGCATGGTGGATTACTATCCAACTCTGCCTAATTACCAAGCAGGAAATAATCCCTCTGTCAGCTTGCCAGCACCACCGCCCCAACCGTTGCCTGATGCTTTAGTGGGCGATCGATGGGCATTTGTCACCCTGGAAGCCGAGGCATTTTTAGAGATGCCAGAGTGGGAGATTGGCTTCAGTGAAGCCTTTCCGCTACAAATGTTTGGAGCGAAATCAGATACGCCAATACCGGGTCTGATCATCTATTCGTCGCGTGCCCTGCCGCTGGCTGCCTGGATGTCTGGCTTAGAACTGGCATTTGTTCGCTATAACAGTGAGCCGCCAACCCAACTGCTGCTTGAAACAGGGGCTTTTGACTCCTGGGTTCTGGCAACCCTGACAAAACCACCACTACAAACCGAAGCCAAAGACTTTGAAGCCGCCAAGCAAGCCGCTAACGGAATTCACTTTGTTGCCGTTCAGTCTCCGACTCAATCTGATGCATTCGCTGGATTCTGGCTCTTGCAAGAAGTTAATCTAGCGTAA
- a CDS encoding 5-formyltetrahydrofolate cyclo-ligase, translated as MLNEATAWSGYHAEKEALRSEVWALLQQHQVALRDPVGHIPTFQGAAAAAERLAMLPVWQRASVIKSNPDSPQIPVRLLALQQGKRLYMAVPRLTNLRCFVELDPADLHDRNIPFAEAAVARNALRYGRWISFTEMQPIDLVTVGCVAVTRSGGRTGKGAGFADLELAMLAMFGLIQANTPIVTTVHSLQIVEETRLPMQPHDWALNWIVTPETAIETQSRYPRPTQLDWDAIRPEQYQQIPVLQEVRLMMENG; from the coding sequence ATGTTGAATGAGGCAACCGCTTGGAGCGGCTATCACGCTGAAAAAGAAGCGCTGCGATCGGAGGTTTGGGCGCTGTTGCAGCAGCATCAGGTTGCTTTGCGCGACCCAGTGGGGCATATTCCCACATTCCAGGGGGCAGCGGCAGCGGCAGAAAGGTTAGCAATGCTTCCGGTCTGGCAGCGTGCCAGTGTGATCAAATCTAATCCCGATTCGCCGCAGATTCCGGTTCGGTTACTGGCGCTGCAGCAGGGGAAACGGCTCTATATGGCAGTGCCCCGACTCACAAATCTGCGTTGTTTTGTAGAACTAGACCCCGCTGATCTGCACGATCGCAACATTCCTTTCGCGGAAGCGGCAGTGGCTCGAAACGCATTGCGGTATGGGCGTTGGATCAGCTTTACCGAAATGCAGCCGATCGATTTAGTCACGGTGGGTTGTGTGGCAGTGACGCGCAGTGGTGGACGCACCGGAAAAGGAGCCGGATTTGCCGATCTTGAGCTTGCCATGCTTGCGATGTTTGGCTTAATTCAAGCGAATACTCCGATCGTCACGACCGTTCATTCCCTCCAAATTGTCGAAGAGACCCGTCTCCCGATGCAGCCTCACGATTGGGCACTCAATTGGATTGTTACCCCAGAAACAGCGATCGAAACCCAAAGCCGCTATCCCCGTCCCACTCAACTCGATTGGGATGCCATCCGTCCTGAACAATATCAGCAGATTCCAGTTTTACAAGAAGTGCGATTGATGATGGAGAACGGATGA
- a CDS encoding glycosyl transferase, translating to MPQPILYVAITNHGFGHATRMASVVAAIQERLPDVVVAIVTTAPRWLLDVYLERDFIHRPMPLDIGVIQSDSLTMDLPATLEKLKEIRLRANRIIAGEVNFIKQNRVSLVLADIPPIATAIAQAANVPCWMLSNFGWDFIYRAWGGEFEAEADWIAERFSQCDRLFRLPFHEPMSAFPNITDVGLTGGTPRFAVEDLRHQFNLQTPRERTILLTFGGLGLSQIPYHNLKRFADWQFITLDRTAPDLPNLLNLSGNQYRPVDLMPLCRAVVSKPGYSTFAEACRLDVPLISVTRTDFAESKVLLSGVQDHAYHRILEPEEFFQSDWEFLHQPLDPPRTNQTVKKDGNESIAAAVIDYFRG from the coding sequence ATGCCTCAACCGATTCTCTACGTTGCCATTACAAATCACGGCTTTGGACATGCGACGCGGATGGCTTCGGTGGTAGCAGCAATTCAGGAACGGTTGCCGGATGTGGTTGTGGCGATCGTGACAACAGCTCCGCGCTGGCTGCTAGATGTTTATCTTGAGCGAGATTTTATTCACCGTCCCATGCCGCTCGATATTGGAGTAATCCAGAGCGATAGCCTGACGATGGATCTGCCTGCAACGTTAGAGAAGCTGAAGGAGATTCGGCTGAGAGCAAACCGCATCATTGCGGGGGAAGTCAATTTTATTAAGCAAAATCGCGTTAGTTTAGTGCTGGCAGATATTCCGCCGATCGCTACAGCAATTGCTCAAGCGGCAAATGTACCTTGCTGGATGCTCAGTAATTTTGGCTGGGATTTTATTTATCGTGCCTGGGGCGGTGAATTTGAGGCAGAGGCAGATTGGATTGCAGAGCGGTTTAGCCAGTGCGATCGGCTGTTTCGTCTGCCATTTCATGAGCCAATGAGCGCTTTTCCCAACATTACCGATGTCGGCTTAACGGGAGGAACACCCCGCTTTGCAGTCGAGGATTTGCGCCATCAATTTAACCTGCAAACTCCCCGTGAACGAACGATATTGCTCACTTTTGGGGGACTGGGCTTGAGCCAAATCCCTTATCACAACCTGAAACGCTTTGCTGACTGGCAGTTCATCACGCTCGATCGGACTGCCCCTGATTTGCCAAACTTGCTGAATTTATCTGGTAATCAGTACCGACCTGTCGATCTAATGCCACTTTGTCGGGCGGTTGTCTCAAAGCCGGGCTACAGTACCTTTGCCGAAGCCTGCCGTCTGGATGTGCCGCTCATTTCAGTCACGCGCACTGACTTCGCTGAATCTAAAGTGTTGCTTAGCGGCGTTCAAGACCATGCCTATCACCGAATTTTAGAACCAGAGGAATTTTTTCAGAGCGATTGGGAGTTCTTGCATCAGCCACTCGATCCGCCCCGCACCAATCAAACCGTGAAAAAAGACGGTAATGAGTCGATCGCAGCAGCAGTCATAGACTATTTTAGGGGGTAG
- a CDS encoding secondary thiamine-phosphate synthase enzyme YjbQ yields MSHYQQVLKVQTNSKSLHKITSKVAAIVADSGVRTGLCTIFLRHTSASLIIQENADPDVLVDLSNFLAKLVPDGYDYVHSTEGPDDMPAHIRTVLTHTSEQIPIANGRLVLGTWQGIYVWEHRSHSHLRELVVHIMGE; encoded by the coding sequence ATGTCACACTACCAGCAGGTTCTCAAAGTTCAGACAAATAGTAAATCTCTCCATAAAATTACGAGCAAAGTAGCGGCGATCGTAGCAGATTCAGGCGTTCGCACCGGGCTATGTACCATTTTTCTGCGTCATACTTCTGCCAGCTTAATTATTCAAGAAAACGCTGACCCCGATGTGCTTGTAGACTTATCAAACTTCCTGGCAAAGCTTGTACCAGATGGCTACGACTATGTTCATAGCACTGAAGGACCTGATGATATGCCTGCCCACATCCGTACCGTTCTCACTCATACTTCCGAACAAATCCCGATTGCGAATGGTCGGCTCGTTCTGGGAACCTGGCAGGGAATCTACGTTTGGGAACACCGCAGCCACTCCCATCTCCGCGAACTAGTGGTTCATATCATGGGGGAGTAG
- a CDS encoding TldD/PmbA family protein, with the protein MGSDISPQAALAEQLLELAARSGAEAAEVFESHSLSRPVFFEANRLKQLEISDSEGIALRLWRGGRPGLAVAYGEVEAQALVDRALALSELNEPETIELSAPTPNHYPDLGEDLPVEQLVEWGKEAIALVREAYPEILCTSEWECDAETTRLINSEGLDCGYTDTTLSCYMSAEWVRGDDFLSISDGQTQRGSLDPVSLAQQILQRLEWTKENTAPLTGRVPVLFTSKSADMLWGTLQAAMNGKQVIERASPWSDRLGELVTSQAITIAQQPAQGPFSCPFDDEGTPTQPITFIQDGVLQLFYTDRKIGRLLGSGTTGNGFRPGLGSYPTPGLFNLLIQPGKRSLEELITRLDQGIIVDQMLGGGAGISGDFSVNVDLGYRVEQGQVVGRVKDTMVAGNVYTALKNLVELGGDAEWNGSCYTPSVIVEGLSTTGRS; encoded by the coding sequence ATGGGTTCCGACATCTCCCCACAAGCGGCTCTAGCAGAACAACTCTTAGAACTGGCTGCGCGATCGGGGGCAGAAGCAGCGGAGGTTTTTGAATCGCATTCGCTCTCTCGTCCTGTTTTCTTTGAAGCCAATCGTCTGAAACAATTAGAAATTTCAGATTCTGAAGGAATTGCCCTGCGTTTATGGCGTGGAGGTCGTCCGGGTTTGGCAGTGGCTTATGGCGAAGTGGAAGCACAGGCACTCGTCGATCGCGCCCTTGCTTTGAGTGAACTGAATGAACCAGAAACGATCGAACTCTCCGCACCCACCCCAAACCACTATCCTGATCTAGGCGAGGATTTGCCTGTCGAGCAATTGGTGGAATGGGGCAAAGAGGCAATTGCCCTCGTCCGAGAAGCCTATCCAGAAATTCTTTGTACCTCTGAGTGGGAATGCGATGCTGAAACAACGCGCTTGATTAACTCAGAAGGGCTGGACTGTGGCTATACTGACACCACACTCAGCTGCTATATGTCGGCAGAATGGGTGCGCGGCGACGACTTCCTCAGCATTTCAGATGGACAAACGCAGCGAGGTAGCCTTGATCCGGTATCTCTGGCACAGCAGATCTTACAGCGACTGGAATGGACTAAGGAAAACACAGCCCCTTTGACTGGGCGGGTTCCTGTCCTTTTTACTTCCAAATCAGCCGATATGCTGTGGGGCACTTTGCAAGCAGCAATGAACGGTAAACAGGTGATTGAACGCGCCTCTCCCTGGAGCGATCGACTTGGAGAACTCGTCACCTCTCAAGCCATCACCATTGCTCAGCAGCCTGCCCAAGGTCCGTTTAGCTGTCCGTTTGACGATGAAGGCACCCCAACGCAGCCCATCACTTTCATTCAAGATGGGGTATTACAGTTGTTCTACACCGATCGCAAAATTGGTCGGCTATTGGGCAGTGGTACAACCGGAAACGGCTTTCGTCCGGGCTTAGGCAGCTATCCCACACCGGGATTGTTTAATTTGCTGATTCAACCCGGAAAACGATCACTAGAGGAGCTGATTACGAGACTTGACCAGGGCATCATTGTGGATCAGATGCTAGGCGGTGGGGCTGGCATTTCCGGGGATTTCTCAGTCAATGTGGATCTGGGCTATCGCGTTGAGCAGGGGCAGGTCGTTGGCAGGGTCAAGGATACGATGGTGGCGGGCAATGTCTATACAGCACTGAAGAATTTGGTGGAGTTGGGTGGTGATGCCGAGTGGAATGGTTCCTGCTACACACCCTCTGTGATTGTAGAAGGGCTATCTACAACAGGGCGGAGTTAG
- a CDS encoding PPC domain-containing protein → MLSNASFQSRNQGSLNQTLNRSRLFGFGSDYGDSIKDAKNVGKLKQGKSYDYSGDVGGSDLDFFKVKLEKAGKFFATLTNKSDGNQPIAITLLNKNGKAVKTGEQFLFSNVDAGQSQTLSVDRLKAGTYYLRLQSEAGRDEDYDLKLSQSGSNSPGSSSGGFNQAVNLGSLASGGRISRSGTVGGTDVDFYSFNVNNTSRIFATLDNSNTNANPIAISILNSQRSVVKTDSGRFLFSNVNAGASDTLFAPTLASGTYYVRVQSEVGRNESYSLELTRSSTTVTPI, encoded by the coding sequence ATGCTGTCAAACGCTTCATTCCAATCCCGCAATCAGGGCAGTCTGAACCAAACACTGAATCGCTCCCGTCTTTTTGGCTTTGGCTCTGATTATGGCGATAGCATCAAAGATGCTAAAAATGTCGGCAAACTAAAACAGGGGAAAAGCTATGATTATTCTGGCGATGTCGGTGGAAGCGACTTAGATTTCTTTAAGGTCAAGTTAGAGAAAGCTGGAAAGTTTTTTGCCACACTTACCAATAAGAGTGACGGCAACCAACCGATCGCCATAACGCTGCTCAACAAAAACGGGAAGGCAGTCAAAACTGGGGAGCAATTCCTGTTTTCTAACGTTGATGCAGGGCAAAGCCAGACACTATCAGTCGATCGCTTGAAGGCTGGAACCTACTATCTGCGACTGCAAAGCGAGGCAGGTAGAGACGAAGATTATGACCTGAAACTATCGCAGTCCGGCTCTAATTCACCAGGGTCATCCAGTGGTGGATTTAATCAAGCTGTTAATCTGGGTTCTCTGGCTTCTGGAGGCAGAATCAGCCGCTCTGGTACAGTTGGCGGCACTGATGTTGACTTCTACAGCTTTAATGTCAATAACACTAGCCGCATTTTTGCGACTCTGGACAATAGCAATACAAACGCTAACCCGATCGCGATTTCCATTCTCAACAGTCAGCGAAGCGTTGTCAAAACTGATAGTGGCAGGTTTCTGTTTAGTAATGTCAATGCTGGCGCAAGCGACACACTTTTTGCACCCACGCTGGCATCAGGAACCTACTATGTGCGAGTCCAGAGCGAAGTCGGGCGGAATGAATCTTACAGTTTGGAATTAACGCGATCGAGTACAACAGTCACACCCATTTAA